One window of Thermocoleostomius sinensis A174 genomic DNA carries:
- a CDS encoding septal ring lytic transglycosylase RlpA family protein produces the protein MHEASLIHSDLMQQFINGLLRRSNTIRDLIGQITPTVTITIADNPCAATQRSQRPGWRLWPLGNNLHQSQLETDNFAHCTGLWQTDWSQPEPIQQVFQVRLRGHVIAEAPTYVEAEAIARQLYQVLRQPSFTPYHLVPAIVNGLPTGKAGDALVFSIQRDWATLLDRNPELLAIQWTNNLRTALNVPPLSLVDAQSQMYGLVPTDRQLVGVASWYGPYFHGQLTATGEVFHQHELTAAHPSLPFNTYLKVINQLTGKTVIVRVNDRGPYFEDRSLDLSLEAARCLGSEVKGIVPYEAVIMEKADLAQWHQSNQMTASSITGTQSTQSTWLQGLLARQSDSTQPY, from the coding sequence ATGCATGAAGCATCCCTAATTCACTCAGATTTAATGCAACAGTTCATTAACGGCTTGTTGCGGCGATCGAACACAATCCGAGATTTGATTGGGCAAATTACTCCAACTGTCACCATTACCATCGCTGATAACCCCTGTGCTGCTACTCAGCGCTCTCAACGACCGGGTTGGAGATTGTGGCCCTTGGGGAACAATCTCCATCAGTCTCAGTTAGAAACGGACAATTTTGCTCACTGTACTGGGTTGTGGCAAACGGATTGGTCGCAGCCAGAACCCATTCAGCAGGTGTTTCAAGTTCGCCTGCGGGGACATGTCATTGCAGAAGCTCCAACCTACGTCGAGGCAGAAGCGATCGCTCGACAACTGTATCAAGTGCTGCGACAACCCAGCTTTACACCGTATCACTTAGTTCCAGCGATTGTGAATGGCTTGCCCACGGGCAAAGCAGGTGATGCTCTAGTATTTTCCATTCAACGCGATTGGGCGACTTTGCTCGATCGCAATCCGGAGCTATTAGCCATTCAGTGGACAAATAATTTGCGGACGGCCCTCAACGTCCCACCGCTATCGTTGGTGGATGCTCAAAGCCAAATGTATGGACTAGTGCCCACTGATCGTCAACTTGTAGGGGTTGCCTCGTGGTATGGTCCTTACTTTCATGGGCAACTGACTGCGACTGGTGAAGTGTTTCATCAGCATGAACTCACAGCCGCACACCCATCGTTGCCCTTTAACACCTACCTAAAAGTGATCAATCAGCTAACTGGTAAAACTGTGATTGTTCGCGTCAACGATCGTGGCCCGTACTTTGAAGACCGATCGCTCGATCTGTCCCTAGAGGCAGCGCGCTGTTTAGGCAGTGAAGTGAAAGGAATTGTTCCCTATGAAGCCGTGATTATGGAAAAAGCAGACCTTGCCCAATGGCACCAGTCTAATCAGATGACTGCAAGTTCTATCACTGGGACTCAATCTACTCAGTCAACGTGGCTGCAAGGACTATTAGCTAGACAATCAGACTCTACCCAGCCTTATTAA
- a CDS encoding Crp/Fnr family transcriptional regulator — protein MLHSQSLEATPQPDLRQLLEELYRGRNLQPYRSGQSIRMLSDEILVVCRGVVQLGTLYDSGDESLLGLACPSMPFGLPLSSIRPYQAMALTDVDLMRLRLVEIEQSPMLAHGIFRHLARRLQQTEAVLAMVGYRRVEERLRHLLMLLKQEVGQPTASGTRLSVRLTHQQLANAIGTTRVTVTRLLSQLQEEGWLSIDSSRHIVLPSHTHS, from the coding sequence ATGCTCCATTCTCAGTCCCTAGAGGCAACTCCACAGCCCGATCTACGTCAACTGCTGGAGGAGCTATACAGGGGACGAAATCTACAGCCCTACAGGAGCGGTCAGTCGATTCGAATGCTATCGGATGAAATTCTAGTGGTCTGTCGTGGTGTAGTGCAGTTGGGAACGCTGTACGACAGTGGCGATGAATCGCTATTGGGGTTAGCTTGCCCGTCGATGCCATTCGGATTACCGCTTTCGTCGATTCGCCCCTATCAGGCCATGGCGTTGACTGATGTGGATTTGATGCGGCTGCGATTGGTTGAAATTGAACAATCTCCTATGCTGGCGCATGGAATTTTCCGGCATCTAGCACGCCGATTACAGCAAACTGAGGCGGTTTTAGCGATGGTGGGATATCGTCGGGTAGAAGAGCGCTTGCGCCATTTGCTGATGTTGCTGAAGCAGGAGGTGGGACAGCCTACGGCTAGCGGTACTCGATTAAGTGTGCGTTTAACCCATCAACAGCTTGCTAATGCGATCGGCACAACCCGAGTAACTGTCACGCGTTTACTCAGTCAGTTGCAGGAAGAGGGATGGTTAAGCATCGACAGTTCACGTCATATCGTGTTGCCATCTCACACCCATTCCTAG
- the trpE gene encoding anthranilate synthase component I has translation MISPTFDQFVCLAQQGNFIPVYQEWVADLDTPVSAWYKVCAGQPYSFLLESVEGGENLGRYSFLGCDPLWVLETRGDRTTQTYRDGSTQGFDGDPFTALSACLEPFHPVKLPQLPPGIGGLFGFWGYELIRWIEPCVPVYPPDETDLPDGLWMQIDQLLIFDQVKRKIWAIAYADLRNPQVDLEQAYHQACQRVRQLVNKLQTPVPSRDAVLQWTPPGTEGREQGVENREGVEIGQPPIPFYTSNFTKEQFCANVEKAKAHIRAGDIFQVVISQRLSATYSGDPFALYRSLRLINPSPYMAYFHFQDWQIIGSSPEVMVKADLSPEQDGSKVATVRPIAGTRPRGKTPQEDAALAEDLLQDPKEVAEHVMLVDLGRNDLGRVCANGTVTVDELMVIERYSHVMHIVSNVVGKLAPDKTAWELLKACFPAGTVSGAPKIRAMQIIHDLEPCRRGVYSGAYGYYDFEGQLNTAIAIRTMVVRRQPNGQQIVSVQAGAGLVADSEPDREYQETLNKARGMLEAIRCLQGGVE, from the coding sequence ATGATTTCTCCAACCTTTGATCAATTCGTTTGTCTAGCCCAGCAGGGTAATTTCATTCCGGTTTATCAAGAATGGGTTGCTGACCTTGACACTCCTGTTTCGGCTTGGTACAAAGTTTGTGCGGGTCAGCCCTATAGTTTTTTGTTGGAGTCGGTGGAAGGGGGCGAAAATCTAGGACGCTATAGTTTTTTGGGCTGTGATCCCTTGTGGGTGCTTGAAACACGGGGCGATCGTACAACGCAAACCTACCGAGATGGCTCAACGCAGGGATTTGATGGCGATCCGTTTACAGCGTTGTCGGCTTGCTTGGAGCCGTTTCATCCGGTAAAGTTACCGCAACTGCCTCCAGGAATTGGCGGTTTATTTGGTTTCTGGGGCTATGAGCTAATTCGCTGGATTGAGCCGTGTGTTCCAGTTTATCCACCTGATGAAACAGATCTACCTGATGGATTGTGGATGCAAATCGATCAGTTGTTGATTTTTGATCAGGTCAAACGTAAGATTTGGGCGATCGCCTATGCCGATCTACGCAATCCACAGGTTGATTTAGAGCAAGCTTACCATCAAGCCTGTCAGCGAGTTCGTCAGCTAGTCAATAAGTTGCAAACTCCCGTTCCCAGTCGAGATGCTGTGTTGCAATGGACACCACCAGGAACAGAGGGGAGGGAACAAGGGGTAGAGAACAGAGAAGGCGTGGAAATTGGTCAACCTCCAATTCCCTTTTACACTAGTAATTTCACGAAAGAACAGTTTTGCGCCAATGTGGAAAAGGCCAAGGCCCACATTCGTGCAGGTGATATTTTTCAGGTTGTGATTTCGCAACGGCTTTCGGCAACCTATAGCGGTGATCCGTTTGCCTTATATCGATCGCTGCGGTTAATCAATCCTTCCCCCTACATGGCTTATTTCCACTTTCAAGACTGGCAGATTATTGGCTCTAGTCCTGAAGTGATGGTAAAAGCCGATTTGTCACCCGAGCAGGATGGAAGTAAGGTGGCAACGGTGCGACCGATCGCTGGAACTCGCCCTCGGGGCAAAACTCCCCAGGAAGATGCTGCGTTGGCCGAAGATTTGCTGCAAGATCCGAAAGAAGTGGCAGAACACGTCATGCTGGTAGATTTGGGACGTAACGATCTTGGGCGCGTTTGTGCCAATGGAACCGTGACGGTGGACGAATTAATGGTGATTGAACGCTATTCTCACGTCATGCATATCGTCAGCAATGTTGTGGGCAAGTTAGCTCCTGACAAAACCGCCTGGGAACTGCTGAAAGCCTGTTTTCCGGCTGGAACGGTGAGCGGTGCGCCCAAAATTCGCGCGATGCAAATTATTCATGACCTAGAGCCGTGCCGTCGCGGTGTATATTCGGGAGCGTATGGTTACTACGACTTTGAGGGACAATTGAATACGGCGATCGCAATCCGTACGATGGTAGTGCGCCGACAGCCCAATGGGCAGCAGATTGTGAGTGTGCAAGCAGGAGCCGGACTAGTGGCGGATTCAGAACCCGATCGGGAATATCAGGAAACACTAAATAAGGCGCGGGGAATGTTAGAGGCAATTCGGTGTTTGCAAGGAGGAGTGGAGTAG
- the glyA gene encoding serine hydroxymethyltransferase, whose protein sequence is MSQTNFDFLAETDPLVADLIQKELQRQRDHLELIASENFTSPAVMAAQGSVLTNKYAEGLPKKRYYGGCELIDEIEQIAIDRAKQLFGAAHANVQPHSGAQANFAVFLSLLEPGDTFMGMDLSHGGHLTHGSPVNVSGKWFQACHYGVNQNTEQLDYDEVRELALKHRPKLIICGYSAYSRIIHFDKFRAIADEVGAYLMADIAHIAGLVATGHHPSPIPHCDVVTTTTHKTLRGPRGGLILTRDTELGKKFDKSVFPGSQGGPLEHVIAAKAVAFGEALQPEFKTYSGQVIANAQAMAAQLQARGLKIVSNGTENHVMLVDLRSIGMTGKVADQLVSGVHITANKNTVPFDPESPFVTSGLRLGSPAMTTRGMGVTEFTAIGDIITDRLLHPDDETIAQDCRQRVANLCTQFPLYPHLTIPIPALV, encoded by the coding sequence GTGTCTCAAACAAATTTTGATTTTTTGGCAGAAACCGATCCTCTTGTTGCCGATCTGATTCAGAAAGAACTTCAGCGTCAACGGGATCACTTAGAGTTGATTGCTAGCGAAAACTTTACCTCTCCAGCCGTGATGGCGGCTCAAGGTTCGGTTCTCACCAATAAGTATGCCGAGGGCTTGCCAAAGAAGCGGTATTATGGCGGCTGTGAATTGATTGACGAAATTGAGCAAATTGCGATCGATCGGGCGAAACAGTTGTTTGGTGCAGCCCATGCCAATGTCCAGCCTCACTCAGGTGCGCAGGCGAACTTTGCGGTCTTTTTGTCCTTGCTGGAACCTGGTGACACGTTCATGGGCATGGATTTATCCCACGGTGGACACTTGACACATGGATCGCCTGTCAATGTGTCGGGCAAGTGGTTCCAAGCTTGTCATTATGGAGTGAACCAGAACACCGAGCAGCTTGATTATGATGAAGTTCGCGAACTGGCGCTCAAACATCGCCCAAAACTGATCATCTGTGGCTATTCGGCTTATTCGCGCATCATTCATTTTGACAAGTTCCGGGCGATCGCCGATGAAGTTGGGGCTTATTTGATGGCCGACATCGCTCACATTGCGGGACTAGTGGCTACTGGACACCACCCTAGCCCCATTCCCCATTGTGATGTTGTCACCACTACCACGCACAAAACGCTGCGGGGACCTCGAGGAGGGTTGATTTTGACCCGCGATACCGAACTGGGCAAAAAGTTTGATAAGTCTGTGTTTCCGGGTAGCCAAGGTGGCCCTCTAGAACATGTGATTGCCGCTAAAGCCGTGGCATTTGGGGAAGCCCTACAACCTGAGTTTAAAACTTACTCTGGGCAAGTGATTGCCAATGCTCAAGCTATGGCCGCTCAACTGCAAGCGCGAGGCTTGAAAATTGTTTCCAATGGGACTGAAAATCACGTGATGTTGGTGGATTTGCGATCAATTGGCATGACCGGAAAAGTAGCCGATCAGTTAGTTAGTGGCGTTCATATCACAGCCAATAAAAACACCGTTCCTTTTGATCCAGAATCGCCTTTTGTTACTAGTGGTTTGCGCTTAGGCTCCCCTGCAATGACGACACGTGGTATGGGTGTGACAGAATTCACCGCAATTGGTGACATCATTACCGATCGATTGCTACATCCAGACGACGAAACGATTGCGCAAGATTGCCGTCAGCGAGTAGCTAATCTGTGTACTCAATTTCCACTGTATCCTCATCTCACCATTCCAATTCCTGCATTAGTTTAA
- a CDS encoding Crp/Fnr family transcriptional regulator, which yields MQTAAFSELFPLFSAASPETIEWLLSITVEHEYPAERVVLMEDAWGNAVYFVESGWVKVRRHVGDDVVTLAILGRGDFFGEMAILDESPRSTDVVALSSVRLLSISAQRFIQTLFKDSQLHHRMLQLMVKRLRQTNYRFQLRHQPPAIKLANTLVSLGENYGLPSEHGTEIFNIPHRDLADVSDITPDEALKIMDKLHSKGWIKIDTHRQVVYLVNMRQLTHLAGKV from the coding sequence ATGCAGACTGCTGCTTTTAGTGAATTATTTCCCTTGTTTAGTGCCGCTAGCCCGGAGACGATCGAATGGCTTTTGTCAATTACGGTTGAACACGAATATCCGGCAGAACGAGTCGTGTTAATGGAAGATGCTTGGGGAAATGCAGTCTATTTTGTCGAATCGGGCTGGGTGAAAGTCCGTCGGCATGTAGGGGATGACGTTGTAACGCTAGCAATCCTGGGACGTGGTGATTTTTTTGGCGAGATGGCAATTTTAGATGAATCGCCTCGTTCAACGGATGTTGTGGCATTGTCATCTGTGCGCTTGTTGAGCATTTCAGCTCAACGATTTATTCAAACGCTATTTAAAGATTCTCAGCTTCACCATCGTATGTTGCAACTGATGGTGAAGCGTTTGCGGCAAACTAACTACCGCTTTCAACTGCGGCATCAGCCTCCGGCTATTAAACTGGCTAACACGCTTGTCTCATTAGGAGAAAACTACGGACTGCCTTCCGAGCACGGGACGGAGATTTTCAACATTCCTCATCGCGATTTGGCTGATGTGAGTGATATTACACCCGATGAAGCCCTGAAGATTATGGATAAATTGCACAGTAAGGGCTGGATCAAAATTGATACCCATCGTCAGGTTGTTTACCTAGTCAACATGCGACAGCTAACACATTTAGCAGGCAAAGTTTGA
- a CDS encoding M61 family metallopeptidase yields the protein MTEATQVRPQSLSRTALDIHYYVSMPQPSSHLFEVTLQIKGWHADVLDLKMPVWTPGSYLVREYARHLQEFQAEGERSLSWQKLSKNHWQIATPATSDITVRYRIYANELTVRTNHLDSTHAYFNGAALFFYIPGFEHHPLHVTIVLPKPEWRIATPLPSVASEPNTFEAIDFDTLVDSPFEVGLHFHCEFEVLGKPHEFVIWGMGNAEPEQIVADTQKIIEVEAALFGGLPYDRYLFLLHLATQGFGGLEHKNSCSLIYSRFGFRNEERYYRFMQLVAHEFFHLWNVKRIRPKALEVFNYEGENYTPSLWFSEGTTSYYDLVLPMRAGIYDARTFLKNLSKEISRYLTIPGRHIQALSESSFDAWIKLYRRDANSDNSQISYYLKGEMVSLLLDLQIRSKFHNQRSLDDVMRQMWQQFGQLEIGFTPEQLQTVIESVAEESLSDFFQRYLHTTEDLPFDSYLTLFGLRLQPEDNHHLPPFLGLTAKSENGREIIKFVEVGSPAQQAGLDSEDELLAINGLRVKAAELSDRLRDFYPGELIYISVFHQDELCTYPVTLGEPRPASYQLVAVESPTSEQQQALEGWLGVAWDKMWLS from the coding sequence ATGACAGAAGCTACTCAAGTTCGACCGCAATCGTTATCTCGCACTGCTTTAGACATCCACTATTACGTCTCGATGCCTCAACCTTCCTCTCACTTGTTTGAGGTGACGCTACAAATTAAAGGATGGCACGCAGACGTTTTGGATTTGAAGATGCCCGTTTGGACACCGGGTTCTTATCTGGTACGAGAGTATGCTAGACATCTCCAAGAATTCCAGGCAGAAGGAGAGCGATCGCTGAGTTGGCAGAAGCTGAGTAAAAACCATTGGCAGATTGCAACGCCCGCAACCAGTGATATTACGGTACGCTATCGTATTTATGCGAACGAACTAACAGTTCGCACCAACCATCTCGACTCAACCCATGCCTACTTCAACGGCGCAGCGTTGTTCTTCTATATTCCTGGCTTTGAGCACCATCCCTTGCATGTGACGATCGTGCTGCCCAAACCGGAATGGCGAATTGCGACCCCGCTACCCTCGGTTGCGTCGGAACCTAACACCTTTGAAGCCATCGATTTTGATACCTTAGTCGATAGCCCATTTGAAGTAGGGTTACACTTTCACTGCGAGTTTGAAGTTTTGGGGAAACCGCACGAATTCGTAATTTGGGGCATGGGCAACGCCGAGCCAGAGCAAATTGTGGCTGATACTCAGAAAATCATTGAAGTCGAGGCGGCGCTGTTTGGGGGATTGCCCTACGATCGCTATTTATTCTTATTACATTTGGCGACCCAAGGGTTCGGCGGACTAGAGCACAAAAACTCTTGTTCACTGATCTATTCCCGATTTGGCTTTCGCAATGAAGAGCGCTACTATCGGTTTATGCAACTGGTTGCGCACGAATTCTTTCATCTGTGGAATGTGAAACGGATTCGACCCAAAGCGCTGGAAGTCTTCAACTACGAGGGGGAAAACTACACACCGTCGTTGTGGTTTAGCGAAGGTACAACCAGCTATTACGATTTGGTCTTGCCAATGCGGGCTGGTATTTATGATGCCCGGACATTTTTGAAGAATCTAAGCAAAGAAATCTCTCGCTACTTGACCATTCCCGGACGACACATTCAAGCGTTAAGCGAATCGAGTTTCGATGCTTGGATCAAGCTCTACCGCCGCGATGCGAACAGCGATAATTCCCAAATTTCCTACTATCTCAAAGGAGAGATGGTGTCACTACTGCTGGATTTGCAAATTCGCTCGAAGTTTCATAACCAGCGATCGCTGGATGATGTGATGCGGCAAATGTGGCAACAGTTTGGACAGCTTGAAATTGGCTTTACCCCGGAACAATTGCAAACGGTGATTGAATCAGTAGCAGAAGAATCCTTGAGCGATTTCTTTCAGCGCTATCTGCACACTACTGAAGATCTACCGTTTGATTCATATCTCACTTTGTTCGGACTGCGGCTTCAACCCGAAGACAACCACCATCTGCCTCCTTTCCTAGGTCTCACCGCCAAATCAGAGAACGGACGTGAAATCATCAAATTTGTCGAGGTGGGGTCGCCTGCACAACAAGCTGGTCTTGATTCGGAGGATGAATTGCTCGCCATTAATGGACTGCGAGTCAAAGCCGCTGAGTTGAGCGATCGTCTGCGGGATTTTTACCCTGGTGAACTCATTTATATTTCTGTATTTCACCAGGATGAGCTATGTACTTATCCCGTTACGTTAGGGGAACCTCGCCCTGCGTCCTACCAATTAGTTGCCGTTGAATCGCCGACTTCAGAGCAGCAGCAAGCGCTGGAAGGATGGCTGGGTGTTGCTTGGGATAAGATGTGGTTGTCGTAA
- a CDS encoding YbjQ family protein, giving the protein MILSTTDVIQGAVVEAYLGVVTAEVVYGTNALRDFFAGIRDIIGGRTASYERVFERGHRDALAELQQRAASLGANAVLGIEIDTGTVNIDQSGALLLITASGTAVRLQSGR; this is encoded by the coding sequence ATGATTCTATCAACAACTGATGTCATCCAAGGAGCCGTTGTCGAAGCTTACTTAGGCGTCGTCACGGCAGAAGTCGTCTATGGAACAAACGCCCTGAGAGACTTTTTTGCCGGAATTCGCGACATCATCGGTGGTCGTACTGCCAGCTATGAGCGAGTGTTTGAACGCGGCCATCGCGATGCCCTGGCAGAATTGCAGCAGCGAGCCGCCAGCTTGGGCGCTAATGCCGTGTTGGGCATTGAAATTGATACCGGAACGGTGAATATTGATCAGTCGGGAGCGCTGTTGCTGATTACAGCCAGCGGTACAGCAGTGCGATTACAGTCGGGGCGATAA